In the genome of Mercurialis annua linkage group LG8, ddMerAnnu1.2, whole genome shotgun sequence, the window AATTCTAAATCCAATCTTTGGTCAATCACTtgaaaccctaaccctaattaCAAACAACcccaaatttgattccgaaaTCGCCCTTACCGGCAACGCCACAATCTCAGCTGACGGCTCTACTGTGCAGCTCACTACGCCAAATACATTAACCTCTGGTTTTTTGTTCTACAATGATTCCTTCAAATTTCATAGCTCTAATCCGAGCAAGACGGCGTCGTTTTCCACAGAATTTGAATTCTCTGTTACTGGTAATTATATTGGTCTTTCTCTCTTAATGGGTCCTTATAATTCTGTGCCAATTTTTATGGGTCAACATTATTCTCACGTATTGTATAGAAAAAAGTATTTGGCTATTGAATTTGGGTATTCAAtgggtgatgatgatgatgctgATAAAATTAGTGTAATTATAAGGGTAAATAATGAACTATTAGGACATACATTGACAAAACGCGGACAAACAATGAAGTCTTGGATTGATTATGATGCAAATTCTAAAAGATTAGAAATTAGGATTACTGAATTGAGtgataaaagaccatatgatccATTTGTTGCATCGGCGCTAGATTTGTCGAAAATCTTGGGTGATAATGAGGTTTATGTGGCGTTAGGCTCAACTAATAGTGGCAATCAATTGGCAATGTGTGATGTGTATTCATGGAGGTTTAGGTTGAGGAAAGTTTCTGATTGGATGCATTCGTTACCGGTTGATCCACACGGTTCTATAGTTAATGGTAGTGGTAATGGTGATAAGAGTTTAAGAGAGCATAGGAAGATGTTTTGTCCATTGGCAATTCTTGCTTCGTGTGTGGCATTGCTGGCATTTTTGGTGTTGTTTATGCGTTCAATGTTTGTCGATAGGAAACTGAAGTTTCCAATCGATAGGAAAGTGCAGCCGGTGGATTTTAGGTATGAGAAGATCGGTGTGGTCGTGGAAAATGATGAGAAACTGGTAACGAATTAGAGTCTTGTTTCATGTTTAATGTGATGTTGTGAATTTAGCCGTTACTATAGTTTGTTGTTCATGTATCTTCTGTTACTAACTAATGTTTTCTGCGTGTTCTTTGTTGTTGTACTAACTGATTCTAATCGAAAGAGTAGTTTTTATGTAATGCCGTGTCACGAAGCTTAATGCGATGGATTGTTTTGCATTCGTAGAAGAATCAAATTGTTTTGTCTTTGTAGTAGCATCAATAGAATGTCATATTTGCATACTATTAATCTTTTTGCATTTACTGTCATGTGTCGAAATGATATATGATCCTCTCAAGATTCGACGCTGCATACACGTTAGACtttgtttaatttgattatcTTGAAGTAGATAGGTACTTAAAGTGGCAGCAAGAAGCAGAAATACATGTTTTAGTTTATGCAATACATGAAGTTTGTTTGTGTTTCTTCTGTATGTTTGTACAAATGTTAAGTAGCAGAGAGAAGAAATTTCATTTATATTGTGGAATATTAGAGTCTATACTCAGTCAACTGTTGGAGCCGGCTCgacaaattttgaatttatgagattttttttttgaagaaatatGAGATTTGaaatccaaaaataaataaatatatattttataggtcAAACGATCAACATGAACTCCAAATTTGCTACTTGGTTAAGAAAtgtgaaatgaaaaaattgagaGTTTTTagatttatgaaattttaaattcaaaaacaatAAGTAAATATCATTAATagatcaaaaatttaatttttttaggaatggagtccataatttatatatttttcttttttagttaTCTTTAgtgataaaaacaattaaatattctCGGAAATTGCCAATATTTCATGAGCCAATCCAAgatcatcaaaaaaaattagaatcttaatttttcattttgtttttcataAACACCAGAAAATCAGAATTTGctctaaaaagaaaataaatccttgtgaaaattgaaaatcatcCTAATGTAATTCAATCTACCAAAAATCTGTTCAACTGGAATTCAGAATTATAGATACAAGAATTATATACATCATCAtcacaaaaaattcaaaaaagagcAAAAACTTCAAGAATTCAGCACATGACTTTCCAAGCAAAGTTTACGGGTATACAAATTCAGATAACATAAAAAAACTTTTTGTTAAATTAAAGTTACCAAAACTCTAAAAACTAACCATAACTCTTGTTCAAGATCTTTTAAACGAGAGATACGAATAAACAAGGATTTCAAAGCGATTCAGTGCAATCTTCGAAAAAGCCGAATTGCACCGAAAATAGTAGAAATCCACTCGAAAAACTGGGATTGTATGATTTGGCTTACACTTTTCTCACAAATCTAATTTGCCTCCTAAAAAGAAGACATGAAGTATACAGGTGTTGGCATGGACAGACATCTCACCAACAAAAATCTTGGGTTTACTTGCCGTATACATTAAACGTTTCGACTACAttattgaaatcaaatttatcTCTTCACAATCATTGTTTCCAACAAAGTTAACTACCCATTTAACATAGTCAACTTTCATGCTTTATTTTTACATTCACAGCATAAATGATGATTGATACAGACCTAAAGGTTTTCGACAGACAATCACTTGCACGAATAATAAAATAAGCTCAAAGAATTTCAGATTTGAATCATCTAATAACCGTTTTtgatgtttaaattattaaaatttgttataaaattaGACATGAACCCATAAATCAGACAAGAGCTCGTAAATATTTGGGTGAATCAAAAACATTTGCggattttgtcagttataactatattttttaaaatcggcCAATTTAGCCCATTTTGAgatatttgaaaccttttttAGCCATTCGTAAATCGAACCGAAAAATTTGTTATTCGTTTGAAACATTTTCTagcaaaattaatcaaaatcggCTATTTTACCTCATTCACGAATGCTAAATTTTTCGGTTTGATTCAAGAATGACtagaaaaggtttcaaatatcTCAAAATGGGTTAAACTAgccaattttaaaagatttggttaTAACTAACAAAATCCGCAAAcgttgatattttatatattgtctCTACTTAATGATATTGAATCTATATTTATAGATTTTACATTAGACGGTTATGCCTCTTTAAATGGACATTATTATTTTTGGGTTTTAAACTAATAGATGGGACGTTCCATCTTTCACAGACAGTTGAGAACATAAAAATAATGGGTGCtgtattattttgaattttcgATATTACCACTCATTTATGAGCGATTTTGGAGTAGCTTATGGACGACTTGATGAATTAGTTATAGTCGACTTCTTATAAGAGATCTTGAAAGTTAGTCTATATAGTCAACTTCTTATAGtcgatttaaaaaattagtttatatcgtaaatttcatataggcgatctaaaaaattaatatatagtcgaattttttttatagcgATTTGGAAGATAGTTTATAGTCAATTTTTCATAGGCAGTCTTAGGGTTAGACTATATTCGACTTTTACTCATAGGTGAGTTATGAAGTTAATCTTCAGTCGACTATCTCGTATGAAAGCTCGATAATATTAGATCGGTATCAAGAATAATTATGAATAATAGAGTAAACGTTGTCTTAACTTTAAATTCTTTCGTATGTCGATGTAAAGgatgttttttaaaatacataacGGAACAATTTTAAACTCCATAGATGTCAATTATGTTAATCACTTAGTTATATCTTGAAAAATATGGGATCAAATTCCACTCCAACGTTCTTCTTTTTACTAAAAgtaaattgaattattaaaaaggaGAAGACTTAAGATAAATTCTAAGAGTTTGcaatgattaattaatatatcCCACTAATTAAAGTCTAATTTTGCATATCCTTTAGTCCTTACCAATGTTAACAAGTGTATTTTTGATGAACAAGAATTAAGGATTGGAATGGTGAAACACTAAAAGACATAATATAATGCTCGTGTAATATTGcattcaagaatcaaaatttgATAGAAAAATCTGTCATTTTCTACCAATTAAATTCTGAAATGGATTACTCAACTCTCTTTCACACTACTATCTAAGGGGAGATGAATGTGATGAACTTATctattttctatattttaatCATCTCACACCATTAAAGATTATTCcaacatttttctcaaaaaagaaaaaggatgaTTCCAACATTATTTTGGAGTCGGATGCTTTGAAGGTTGTTTTGAACATTAAAAAATTCGACTCATATTGAGTCGGATATCTTAGTCGGCGATTATATCAGTTAGTGAAGccgttttttaatttgttttattgtttttaaaaggcGATCTGCAAATCAGACAACGCATATCACGtctaccatttgagttataacttaaTGGTTGATATTTACTGCAATTGGCACCATTTACTAACTgcatttttcatataattaagttaaccataaaaaaaagatatcaaatcaaaagatattaaaaaaaatatgcgAAACAACATTCTAAAATAAGATATGATATTGCTCTTTATTTTTCAGATATTTTATTTGCAAAGCGTGGCATAATTATGATAtctttactattttaattaattttaatatgaaaatcatttaaaatctttataaccaatattgttttttttttccatagATAGTTTAGCTCTCCATTAATCTTAGGACCAAGTCACtcgttttctgttttttttttttgaacataAAATTTGATATATCATAATATCAGGATAAAGCATACACTtcctaagaaaaaaaattaaagcataCAAGAAATACTAAGAAAAGGTACACACTTTGTTTAAAAGATTAGACAAACAATCCTAAATGATCATACTAGATTCACTCGGTTGAGTCTATTACACATAtacaaattatttttctaatttcgatattttactaataattcaatttttgatGAAACTTGATTAGTTCAAACTCCAATtgcatcatttttatttttacatagtATGTGAAAAGCAATACTAAACACACTTTCATCATGTTTAAGAAAAGATATGCTTTTTTAGCATATGAATTATAAATAAAGAGTCAACACGCCACCTGAATTTGTGACatatagttatttatttttttggcaaaagatacaaaaaaaattctcgtAATTTTTACCAGAATATAGATCagcttttttatatttttggatataattaaaccctttttattttcaaatataacaaataacccctttcgtccaacaccactagaaacactcgttaatggctcaCATGtctttcataatcatataaggaaaaaatttaaaaataattttaatgtttaaaataatttaccgaaaatttgagggggtaagtgtcctaaaagtaaactaaatgggtttatttattcgattttaaaacaacgagggtttaattgttcaattttaaaaacacgaaGGCTCAGTTGTGtccaaaaaaaagtaaaagggatgttatgtacttttgagaaaaagtcgaggttttttttgtaccttctgcctttttttttaagcaactaaccccaaaactctttatttgtGAGCCATATTactccataattgtatttttaaacgcgtgaaatacaaatcggaggtgagggatgcaaaaaagaAATTAGAAAATTCCATAATTATTGCGATAAAATTAtgctaaacctatttttttacaataaaattttaaattatgggGTAATCTgactcaaaaataaaaaaaattgagattaattgcttaaaaaaggtaaaaattgaattaaataacCATCTGCCACAAGTTCaagggcgcgttgaccctttgttctttgaatttttattaatttcaccTTATTTCCGATGGTCTCATAAAGTATGTTAAgagttaaaattattattattattattattattattattattattattattattgaaagggaaaaaacatttcatataaaataacactaaaatataaatatttatttctaaaatttatgcaaaaaataaatgtttttctttttaaatgaaaCATAAGATAGTtattttgcatttgttttgaaataaaagcgAATTGCAATTCAtgctattttatatattttatatagtaattttttCTTCTCATTTTAATTACCTTTTGTCTAATTTTGTTTATCACTTCTTTCATTATTTAACATCGTATAAAAATTGTCACTTTTATAGTACTCCATTCGTCCCAAAATAATAGTCTCATTTGCCACTTTCATCCGTCATAAAATAATAGTCTTATAAagatttttgttatatttgttcCTATATTGCCCTTATTTACaacattatttttgttttaaatagtgTCAAGTGAAATACTTGAAAAATGCATTGCGTTAAATGAGATACTTAAAAAACTCATTTGTTGACTTTTCTTAACtataaaaatgattataaattattgattttgacagttattaatttaattttgtattttccaataatcatttaatattttgaattttttttataaagtcaCATTTAATCATAGTTggagataaaattgaaaaattacaacattataattataataaccatattttttaatatgtgtgttTTTAAGAATAGGACTATTATTTTGGGACGGAGGGGGTATATCACTTTCTTTATCGTTAGTATTAATGTATTTGACATGTGGATTAACATGTAAAATTAATGAAgtatttgaatatattatatttttaaataaaataaaagaatatatattttgatatattttgagtatatgtaaaaatagaaattgataaataaaatgaaCCATAAAGAAtagatcaaaaaataaattaatgttgacttacataaattttttataagttaAAGATTTAATAgcaaaagaaaaactaaattttagtgatttattgtaatttaaagcaaattttttaatttttataataatagttaaattggattttttgtGCAATAATAACTaactttgaatatttttattacaaatttgactatcaatttgatttaaattacaGCAAGTCGTAAATCACTTGATTTTCTTACAATTAAGTCTAAGTTAAAGAATGTTCTTTGCTCTTTTGTCctttgttttaacttttaagtggaacaaaggatcactttacccccgaacttggcataaagtataaaaaacgtccaaattgagaaaaccaaatcacttttaccctgaacttggcaaaatcGGTTCAAAAACCCCctttatgctgacgtggcacttaattgAAGAGTGAgatttataaaatcataattagctttaattaatcacacttaaatactaattaattctaactAAATTTTCAgggatttttttaaacttttttaatcaCACTTGAATACTCATCTGGGTTCGCCGAACCCAAATGCAAAACGGCGAACCCAGATGACGTGGCACTTAAATGGtcctctttatttttaattaacatcaattcgatttgtaaagttttaaaataaaaaagattcatttgtttttttattattaggtattaatttaaaataaattaacaaaaattaggatctttttaaaccttttttcattaaaaaccATCTATGAAAAGAAAACCACTATCAAAAACCGGAGAGTGATTCGCACTCttt includes:
- the LOC126659486 gene encoding L-type lectin-domain containing receptor kinase S.4-like, with amino-acid sequence MAKSLPISQFPFKFLIFNLLILNPIFGQSLETLTLITNNPKFDSEIALTGNATISADGSTVQLTTPNTLTSGFLFYNDSFKFHSSNPSKTASFSTEFEFSVTGNYIGLSLLMGPYNSVPIFMGQHYSHVLYRKKYLAIEFGYSMGDDDDADKISVIIRVNNELLGHTLTKRGQTMKSWIDYDANSKRLEIRITELSDKRPYDPFVASALDLSKILGDNEVYVALGSTNSGNQLAMCDVYSWRFRLRKVSDWMHSLPVDPHGSIVNGSGNGDKSLREHRKMFCPLAILASCVALLAFLVLFMRSMFVDRKLKFPIDRKVQPVDFRYEKIGVVVENDEKLVTN